The DNA sequence TGAGATAGTATAATTTCTCAATGCCCATACCTCAAGTCTTATGTCTAGTTAATTTACCATCTGATTAGTGCACTGGCCCATGTAAAGCCACTACCGAATGCAGCCAAACAAACCAGATCTCCGTCTTTGAAACGGCCATCAAGGAATGCTTCCGTCATACTGATCGGAATAGATGCCGCAGTGGTATTACCATATTTCTGGATAGTATTGACTACCTGATCATCTGACAAACCAAGTTTCGCCTGTACAAATTGAGCAATTCTTAAGTTCGCTTGGTGAGGGAAAAGCAAGTCAATATCTTCTGGCTTGTAGCCATTGTGCTCCAATGCTTCGTGGATCACTTCCTGAAATCTTACAACGGCATTTTTGAATACCAACTGACCGTTCATTACAGGGAATGCACTTCCTCCTGGCTCAAACATCTCAGGTGTGTAACGTTGTTCCTTGCTGAATCCCGGATCAATTGCAGCAAGCTCTTCAGCATGAAGACCTTCACTGTGTAGGTGAGTGGATAGGATGCCTTTTCCTTCCTCTTCTGTAGCAGTCAGTACAGCAGCTCCTGCTCCATCGCCAAAAAGTACCGTAATATGTCTTCCGTGGTCAGTGAAGTCCAAACCAGATGAGTGAATCTCAGAACCCACTACCAGTACATTTTTGTACATGCCTGTTTTGATATACTGATCAGCAATGGAAAGACCGTAAACAAATCCTGAGCATTGTGCTCTGATATCAAGAGCAGGGATTGTTCTGAATCCAAGTTCTCTTTGCAACAATACGCCGGAGCCAGGGAA is a window from the Limibacter armeniacum genome containing:
- a CDS encoding 3-oxoacyl-ACP synthase III family protein — translated: MKRSKIVGLGYYVPEKVVTNDDLSKIITTSDEWITERSGIKERRYADLSNEKNYTMAAKASQQALEVAGMNAEDVDLIVYATLSSDYVFPGSGVLLQRELGFRTIPALDIRAQCSGFVYGLSIADQYIKTGMYKNVLVVGSEIHSSGLDFTDHGRHITVLFGDGAGAAVLTATEEEGKGILSTHLHSEGLHAEELAAIDPGFSKEQRYTPEMFEPGGSAFPVMNGQLVFKNAVVRFQEVIHEALEHNGYKPEDIDLLFPHQANLRIAQFVQAKLGLSDDQVVNTIQKYGNTTAASIPISMTEAFLDGRFKDGDLVCLAAFGSGFTWASALIRW